The genomic window AATGTTATGTTCATACATTAGACATTGAATTAGGAGACATTTTCCTAATTACCCCCAATTTATGAATATACaggtcttatttattttaagcactggaactcaaaaacaaaaaaagaagacaaaaccTGTTTGATCAGTTTACTCAAAATTGCATTGCACCCCTAACCCTtccaaaacaaatatatatataaaaaaaagtaaggtGGCAGAATTAAACACAGTAACAGTAGAGAAGCATCATCTCTTTTATAGCATTTACATCTTCAAACATGTCAGATACAGTTGTCCAGTTTTCACATGTTGAAATATACCTATTTACTCTTCTCTTGTCTCAGGTCATACTTTACGTGTCCGCATGTGTGCAGATGTCCATGAGGGGATCGTATGTCCACTTTGGACAGTGTATACTGAAAAATCCAGTCTGTACCACAAACCTGATTTGTTCTATACATGGACACGTATATGCACACCTCCAGTTTACGCACTGTGTAGCTCAAACCTTTCAAGTCAAGTTGGTGGTACTAACTTGTTTCAGTCAGTCAAAAGAGATTTCAAAGAAGACATGCTTGAGGTTATAAAAGGAAGTCCGCCAGTACTCAGTGCTCATTGAACACGAGGAAACACGAATGTGGGTGatttcctggtgagaaattgCCGCTACTGGAATGGAACGTGAGATTTAGAGACGCCTTCCTCTTAATCTTGAATTTGCTGTCGCTATCGCCATCATTGTTGCCTTCATCTTCCTGTGTTtagtgtatttctgtggcattacagcaccacatacaggcctggcatatatgCTACAGtgtttaaagttgttttggGGATTTTGTGACGGCTAActttaagaatgaaaaaaaagttcagtttctgtgtgaataaGGCTCGAGTAAACACATGTGGGGCACCAGACTGAATGGAAATGCAAAGCCGCTCTCCGCGGACTGCGCCAGGTATGACCCAGCCCTAATGAATTAATTTATGACTTTCATAATCTTTTTAGAATTTGACATAAGTACAAAACACACCAgtgaaaaaatgtgtatttcaaaCCCAAAAAAGGTAGGAGATGCCAttacacagcactgttaagaAAAGTTAATAACTCCTAAACAGTGAAATATAGTGTATACAAGAACATCTTTATATATTAGCTCTGTTTGTGGTAACCCTCCACCTTTGACACAAGATGTGACACACAATAAAAGTGGGTGCTAGAAGAGATTGGTGATTTTCTGTTGGATATCTGGTTATTGGTCACACCTCTTCCAAATATATACAGCTAGATACATTTCAGGTTATGTACAGGTACACAGTACTATGCATACACTGCAATTCTATTCAGCATCCTTCAGTATAAATAATCATGGGGTGTGGATAGAGACAACAATGTTACCCGACAACAGAATGATACCATGTGACCAAACAGGTTCTCTTCTCTATCATCACCGGATACCCTTCATGTCTGtagtgcacatactgtacattattaaAGAAAGGGAGTTATGTACCCAGTCACCAGAAGGGGGCAGCCCTGGCTGTTATTCCACATGGGTCCACAGGGAAATGAGGTTTCATCAGTCATTTAATCCTGGAAGAGTCTCTGCATCACGGATATTCACATGACCACTGATGTAATGATGAGTTCATCCCCATCCTGCACCCGTACAGTCCTTTGAAGTCCAGTCTGCCTTGGTCATTTCAGGAAGACGACGTAGAAACCCATAACAACACAGGAAATCGCCACGGCAATGTGAAGCCGCGTCCCAATTACTGCAGCTGGGAAAAAAATACAGGAGGATCAagagaatgattaaaaaaaactgcaggaaaataaaaacaaatgttaattttaACAAATTATTAAATTGTGGATTACTTTCTCTATTCATCAAATAGATATTTGGTCCATACAATATAAGAAAaggttgatcagtgtttacaaaACCTTgcaatgatgatgttctcaaatgtcttaaaatattcagtttgaatAATTTCTTTCTCTTACTTCAAAACTCAAAAAATATGTAATACTAAACATGTACTAAAATGAAAATAGGCTGAATATATTAACATAACACCTAATAGTCCCCTTCATTGGCAGGGACCCCTTCATTGGCAgggattttttaatttttcagctGGTTCAGTTCATGTTCTCAAAGCCAAATgtcaaacacactttaaattgtAAACAACAAGTAAATGTCAAGTAATGTCATCAGAAGTACAGCTCAGCTATTGGTCAAATATGTTAACTGGTATAAAGACGAATCCCTCTCATTTTCTACATCATCTATGGGTTAATGTTCATCTGCCCTGCTGCACTGGTGATGAGCAGAATCCCGAAGGCTGGCAGGTGGCTGGTAGGCGGGCGTAGTGGACAGCCTCCATATTCTTATCCACATTTGAGGAGCGGAGAGAACTGAGAGTTGAACCACTGAACAGAGGCAGGAGACTGATACCGTGAGGCCCcaactcctccttctcctccacagGTAGGATAGCACATTTAACAAGCTAGAATTCTCTGGATGAGGGCAACACCTGCAGCTCAGGATACTCCTGACAATGATCAACTTAGTGCACTAGTTGCAAGATCTGCAGCTCTTGAAAGAGGCTTCTCCATACTACTCCATACCATAATACTATGCTTCCCATGTAAGGCGCAGGTAGATTTCACACCGGTGATGAactgctcacattcacacccagtAAATGCACCAGGGTTAAATTTAACCAAACTAAACAAGGCTGATGTGAAGATACCCTTAGATTTATATTGTGTAGGCATATGTTATGTCGTGGATCAGCATGTGGTTCTAATTCACACATTTACCTTTATAGAAGACGCCCCAGACTCCTTTCTTCTCTGACAGCAGCCAGCTGTTGAGGCGAGGCACCTTTTTGAGGTAGGCACACGTGCATATGAACAGCAGGCCAAACACCAGGATGCCATCGAAAGAGTACACTACAAAAGAGAGGAGGATCACATTCACAGAATACATGACTGTAAgctgcatgtttgtttatttatttataatacatAATCTTAAGCGTATAAGATCATTAAGATcgggggcagcctgtggccaaggggaaagggaacttgacttgtaaccggagggtcgccgagggtcgccggttcaaatccccacccggccaaagagggctggggtacccctgagcaaggtacccaacccccaatgctccccgggcgccactcagtgtggcagcccactgctcctaattctaggatgggtcaaaatgcagaggaatactttccctaaggggattaataaaaactaactttatttGTACAAGCAATACAATCCAGTTATGTTGCTGTTGATGTTACTCCACTTATCTACTGCATCAATCCAGAGCTGGGAAACATTATAACGTTAAAAAAAGTTTCCTATTTGTCAATACCTTATATAATAAGGAAAATAAGTCTGCTAATTACAGATTAagttttgctcctgagtgaaGAGTGAAGTTGAAGAACCCACTcttgattttaatatttataaccATTTAACAAATATGAGGCAAAACATTTAGTATCATTTATGTGTTGCATCTCAAACTAAGCTTACACAATGTATAacaattttaattattaaactaTTGCTCAGACCTACTCTAAACTTActtgttccctcagtgtttgtatttgtttttcaattttcattgttgttttactgttgttgaCATCAATTATTGTACAGCACTTTTTAACTGTGTTGTGAAAGGTGAATTTTAGATCACGTTAATTTTGTTTATGATTACTACTCATTGATTTGTTGAATTCCTGACCAACAGCTGCAGTTACGTTAATAACTGTCATTCTTGCTGCCATGATAAGAAGTGGACGAGCACAGAAAAGAAGCTTTAAGGACCAGAGTGAGTAAAATGCTGACACATTGTGCGTGGAATGTCGTGGTCCAACTATAGCTACCTGAATAATTCGATTTAGCTGCCCAATGCTACTTAGCATGTAGCTACACAAAACACGGCGTTTCCAGCACTGAGTGGTTTTAACACAAACATACGGTTTGACAGCAATGCGGGGAAATAGTTCAGCGGGTCTGCAACTGTAATAAAGAAGCGACGAGACATGGGTGAAGATATTGAAGAcgaaaaatctgtttttaatgctaACAAACTTGACAGTGCCGATTGGGGCCACGTCTACAGCTAACCTAGCTTTAGCCTCCGTGGCTAGAAGTAGTCTAACTTACGTGACTTACGGCTCTGTCAGCGGGTTTAACCATACCGTTCACCTACCATTGGTCATGTTCGCAGCTTTCTCTCTTCGACGATGTTATATGACCCGGGTTTCTTTAACTTAAAAGTCCATCATGGCGTATAAAGTAGAGAAACGATGCAACCCACAATCTGTCAGTTGACAGTTCCGCTTTCACAGGCgtacattcttcttcttcttctcttaaatgttgtgtttgttgttggggAACTGTGTTTTACCGCCCCCTATTGGACAAGGAAAGGCTATGATAGGATATGTCGTTCaatttttctatatatatatattttttttaattttcaataaattatgatatatatatatgtgtacatacatatcaTTTAATAGACTATGAGTCTGTATTAAGGACTTAACTGCAATCATTACatatcatttagcagacacttttatccaaagcaaattacaatggaattgagtacaatcatccaggggtggagtcaaacttgcaaccattgcaaccatgatgtcttttgcacacagggtactggtcttaaccactgagccactccaccccacttGATCACAATCGAATGAAGTGTGTGGAGTGAAAGCACTTTCCCAATATGGGATGATAAATGACATAttattaatgtaatatatatgtatgaatgtatgaattaatgaatgaatccagggataaataaatgagtgaacaaataaaagaataaagtatAGAACtgcatgaaataaatgaatgtaagatagtcattatatattaattatatatgtatatatatatatatatatatatatatatatatatatatatatatatatatatatatatatatatatatataatgaatacataaataaaagaatacataagctgttttttgtttgtcatttaattATGTCTCTTTCAAAAGTTGTTGTAACTGTCttgagggttagggttttaCAACTGTTGTTTACttatatttcttgtttttttaactttacttCCTGTACGTTGTTTTTATGACTGTATGATTCTTTttataatttttgttttttttccacgttGAATTTCCCCTAAAGCGGTAAAACAAATAAcctatctctctctgtctaccTTAAAAGCTCTCCTCTGTGTTTATATTCTATTCTCTTAATCCCTCCATATGTCGTTACTGTCTCTGGCACAAGAGAAGTTTGTTGAGAACAAAGGTAGAACATAGGGTCGTCTTATTAAGACTGTTAAGACTTAATAAGATTTGACCGCACTGGACAGTGAAGTGCACCTGTCACTGTGAAAGCTGCAGCTCCTTGACAACAACACTGAGCGTCTCCTGTTGTTTCTCCTGCATAAGCTTTTCTCTCTTGTAGACGATGCGTCTCTACCATTGCACACAGGTAAGTCTGACTCTAACACCTTTTATGAACAAATTGATACAATTACCATTTGTTTGATTATGTAATATAGAGTAAAAACATACAAGCAAGTTTTAATTGTCTGCACCTCTGTTGGGACCATGAATTAAGTTTCTTATGTGATTAGAAAGTGTTTGCAAAGAAACAAACTCTTTTCAtccgttaaaaaaaagaattagttATGTTTTTAAGAAAGATTCAGCTGTATGTTTTCAACATAAATTCGATTTGATTcgtgatgtgttattttgaagaTTCTCTTTTGAATGGACGTAAGAGAGGCAttttaacacaacacaaagacacaattgaaagaaattaaatgaaaggtGAAGGTGAAATCACAATCCATAATTTGTTAAAGAAGAGAATAAAAGCAATGAAAAAATTACTAAATCAAGTTGACAGATTAAAGAGTAAAAGggtcaaataaattaaaaatatatataa from Solea senegalensis isolate Sse05_10M linkage group LG4, IFAPA_SoseM_1, whole genome shotgun sequence includes these protein-coding regions:
- the tmem167b gene encoding protein kish-B; the encoded protein is MTNVYSFDGILVFGLLFICTCAYLKKVPRLNSWLLSEKKGVWGVFYKAAVIGTRLHIAVAISCVVMGFYVVFLK